The DNA sequence TTCTGACCCACTTTTCTCAAAATGGAAAAAggaactttttttgtgtgtgtctgtatcaCATTAGAATCTTTTTAGCATGTTGAAACTTAATTATGTTCCCACTTAGTCTGAAGTTCACCTTTGAAATGATCACATTGAACTTGATTAGTTGGTGAATAAATCTTTCAGGCACGAGGATTCGTCAAGGCTTAATAAATGGTAAAGACTttatcaaaaaacaaaaaaaaaagctttacggCCAAATTTGTGCTACCTAAAACTCCAAACAAAGCATACTTGAAACTTTATTGCACAGCTACATCTAGTCTCCCTATATTGACTTTCCTTATGGGTTTGTTTGTCTATAGATCAGGAGTGTCCAAACTTGGTCCTGAAGGGCCGCTTGTCTCGCCTCTTTTCCCTGCCGTCTGATTGAAATGATCAGGATCGTTATCAGGCTCCTTTCAGAGCTTGCTCATAGCTGATCATTTTAATCACGTGTCAGACGAAGGAGGCAGGACAGCAGCCCTTGAGGACCGGAGGTGGACATGCTTGGTCTGGATGTCTACATGTTGGACAAGAAACAAACAAGCTGCTTTGCCGAAGATTGTCTTGTGTTTTGTATCATGTTTTCTATCGGTCCAATCGTAGACCGAAATGACTGTCCGGTGTGTTTGTGCGAGCAGCACccttttctaaaataaaatgaaaatattttttactgtGTCTCCTTATGACTCACTGACGTATTTACATGCACGCAAAGGAGAAATGTGTTTGCTCCTGGCACTCAATGATTTGACCAAACTAAACATGTTTTTCAGTTTTGTTTGAGGGTTATGATTTTGCATCTCCATCCCAGCCGTCCCTCCGTCCGTCCAACAGGAAGTTGGAAGGCGTACTGTAACTGCTCATTAAAGGTAAATTCCGTTGTTTCCCGCTCGCCCGCCCCGACCACAAGGTGGTCTGTTGCTGTTACAtaacaaacatacaaacataAACACTCAAGTGTGTGTTCTTCCTTTCCCCTTAAGTCTTTGTATAACTGAAGACAGCAAAAGCTTTCTGCAGGCATTCATTCAGGAGCACACAAAGAACATGTAGCTTTAACGGCAGAGGTGAAAGGTCACATCTGCCGCATCTCAATTTAAGGGAGGTTTGGCTCATGCAAGTTGTGACGAAATGATTACCAATACACAACGTCAGAATAAGAACACAAGGTTGAAGGGTAGAATAAAACGGAAGTGCGGTGGCGAATACGTCTCGGAGTTTGGCGTCTGCTCACAAAACGTCTCGTTTAAGCTGCGGTGGAAAATTGGCTGAGGTCTTTCCTGCTCTGCTTTCCAGACCTGAGACCATCCAAGACCCAAGTAGAGAAACTCATATGATGGCGGCCACAAAAGCAACTTTTGCAAATCCTTTTCCAAAATCGCAACACATGGAAGGAAAGTGTGTGTCCTCCGGATAATGACGAGATGTGTTGATGTCAAGATGCGGGACCGCTCGTTGTCGCACGCGTGTTTCCTTCATCTGGAAAACCTGACAAGTCAAGAGGGACGTTGGAGCCGAATCGGGTATGTGCACGTGAGTCACTGAAGAAACTAAACACACACGAGTCGAACAACCAATGTTTGTTGGAAGTTGTTTGTCTCAGCTATTTTGTTTGAATTTTCCACCTGTATTTGATTGACTACTAAACTGCTTTCCCAGCAGCTCCTGAAGAACTTTCTGTGTTCTGGcttccctcttttggtctcctgCGGCAGGATCCCGAGGCCTCCGTACTGAAGTTCTGGCAAAGCGTTCAAGGCgtttggaaaagaaaaagacGACAATTGCCCAGGTAATTACCCCAAGGGCTCGACTCAAGGGCCTGCGGAGGCTGCTGGCTGCCAGCCGACAGCCTATGGAATGGTGATTCACAAAAGCGTGGCAAGCCAAAGAATCACTGGCCAATTTGCTCcactttttcattcatttatttacactAATAAGAGCTAGATATCTATATTTGCACATGCGCAAATTGCAGGTTCGGGGGGGCCACTGTTGAAAGAAGAAGCGGACACTAAACAGTAAATCACAGCCCGCTTGAACTCACTCGCTAAtccaaacagcagcacctaccaaAGTGCATCGAAGATGATGTTGGTGTTTCTCTCTAGTTTTCcttagtagtttttttttttcatttaaaaatacattgaaTATACAGTTCTTGTAATAGTTATTATTATATGCCTCCGCCATCTGCTGTTGAGTAAATAAACACAGTCCCGCCATTATCTGAGTAAATATTGTAATGTGGGGCTCAGCAAACTTAAATACTCAAAGAGCCTTTTGTTctcccacagaaaaaaaaatcggaacCACCAAACCCATTTTACAACTAAAGTGAGGCTAACATTTATGTCATTTTTATATCATATGGCAGCATAGTGTACATTTATGAAATCAGTTAACAGCTacacaaaacattttattttggcaTTTAACCAAAACGCTCGGAAAAAATACTATTTgcatctttatcaaattctgaattgaaaatgaaaaatattttacttagccagttcaaatatttatttagctGCTCAATGTGATTTGTGCTACTGAACCTCGACCCACATTGTCGGCACATCAGGGCGACAGCCCGTGCTTGCGCGCATGtttttccacatacttcaacttcCTCCCACATCCGTATAACACGCATGTTAAGTTTATTGAAGTCTTTCTAAATTGTCCGTGAAAGTGAGTGTGTATGTGCCCTACGATTGGCTGCAGACCAATCCAGGGTGTATCCCACCTCTCGCCCAGGGTCAGCTGGTCAACTCAACCGCACCCCTAATGTGGAAAAGCGATGGACCGAGTGTGTCGAGCTGGTTACTGATGGATAGTGCTTTTAAAATGTTAAGTCAGATGTGCAGCTCGTGAAACCCGTGCGCAAATGAAGCATGTAAATCGGAGCAGATGGTTTGCTGATCGGTTCCTAGCATCTTTCCATCAATTGCTAAATGATCTTAATGATAACTGAGAACAAATAAATAGTATAGTAATAGTGGTTTCATTTGTGGAGATGACAacgtaaaaataaaatccaggCAAGGATGAATTATCTTGATTCTTCATTTCTTTTGCCTTATAAGACTCCAAGAGCTCAATCAGTCAAAATGTCAATTGCATCTTTTCGACGTTGCCATCCACAATGGttaaagagacaaaaaaaaaaaaagaagacatttggacaaaaaaaataaggtaAAAGTAAAGTCCTCTGACAAGTAAATAGGTAAAAAGCTTTTTACTTCTTTACTTCCCACCACTGAAAACAATTAGCAGTCAAACAAAAGTATGTGTTGATAATGATGAACATACTCAGAGGGACAAccttgagcgagcgagcgagcgggcggaATCTTTGTGTGTGGGGCTCAAATGCTGACCAGTCCTGTGGTACACAATAGGCAGCTTTGTTCTGCAGGTTATATAAGCTCCGCTGTTGCTTACCGTGATGTCATGCACGTGCCGCAATGCCCACATTTTGGCAGGAAGTCTCCTCGGATTGCTTAATAAACTTCAGCTTTCGggtattttctatttttatatcATAATCCACTGCCACACTATGCACTACTtgaacaagttaaaaaaaaatgattcaagTAGAACGTATTACACTTAAGACTAAATAAACTTGTAGATTAATAAGTGTTTAAAAACTGTTTttaaatgcaaatatattgaatttaaaagttaaatacaactgaaattcgtgtgtcattactagaattgcaaattgtcttcacttttaatatcttttgaaatatttgaccagtttttactcatttgatttgaaaattgtcaattgtttgttttgtagcttttactgtatataatatgaggtgctcgtacatttatttgggttgacagtcataatggccctccgaaagaagctatgactacaatgcggcccgtgaaaaaaattagtttgacacccctggtctaaggCAGTCCGAGCCCAGGATGGGAAGCGTAAGCTCGGAGCCGGCCGGGGGCGTGTTCGTGACACCTTATTAAATGGTTTAATGAGGACCAATTCAGTTTTACAAGATGAAACACGGAGGCACTGTGTGACGGGCCAAAGAAAGCAAAGGGCCCATATTGAGTCGTATACTGCGAGAGGCGAGTTGAAGCGTGTCCTAGCAGCTGTCAGTCAGTTCATCACCAGTAAAGCCTGCCCTATTCAAAGCAACAATATCCAGCCTCTATAACGTAGCACGAATTTCCCGTGCACATCTGAATGTCTTGCAGCTGCAGCCTTGAATGTTTATCTGCTGTGTCCTGTCGACAGATGTTTGTTGTTTATAATTAAATTTGCCCATGGCATTCTTGTCATCGGTCGTCGTTCAAAAGTGAACGCATCACTGAACGACTCCTGTCGACCACGTTTTGACGAGTAAAAAATTATAAACAATCCAGCACGTGGTCTTGTTGATCTGGACTGATGATGAATGTTTGTGATCGCAATCAGGACTAATTTGAGATTCAATCCTGCTCTCCAGGGGACGACCCTCAACTACgggtgtgtttgtcatgttttggGACTTTCCTCTTTCCCCTCGGAGGTGATGAGGGGGGTGGGAGTGTTATCCAAGAGGCAAAAGTGAATGTTTGAGGAAGGGCCACACCCCCTGCTGCAGCTATATAGCTCTCCACTCTCAAAGTCATTTGAGAGTTGAGGACATCTTGAAGCTTTTGTCTTGCTCCTGCTCAGCATTCTTCCAGCTCTTCTTCGTTCACTTCATGGCTGGCACCgctcccctcctcctccacctcctgctgCTCGGAGCTGCAGCTCTGCCCAGCTGCATCCCAGCGCAGAGGACCCGAGGTAGGCAATCAGTCGATGATGACCACTTGTCGCAAGATGAAGCATGAGTGTGGGCCTAACTTGTTAAGATTAAGATTTGATATTTCCTTGGGGCAGAGTCAAAATAATACACAGgtcaggtcttttttttttcaatgcatgAAACTATTGTAGAAAATATTGCTTAGATCATCAAATTATATAGTATTTTTGGAGTTCTACTTTGCAAAAAGTGTtgtgaatgttaaaaaaaaagacatagcaAACAGTTGAGCTGGCATCTATGGTCCTTAAAACTAATTATCTCATTTCCCCCAATTGATCAAATGGAGATTTAAAGTGcaaaaataaattcattttGGTACATTAGCGTTATATTCCATGCCTGCTCATTTAGGTTGCAGGAGAAGCGATGTGATCATTGTGATGTGTGCATGATCATTTCCATGGTCCGCCTCACTGCGCTCTGCTCGAAGTTGCGTAAGGCTGTCAGAAGCTGTCAAGAGCGGTGCCAAGAACAACAGGATGCCAGGCTTGTCGTGCCTGTTGCTGCACATGGAAGTTCATTGGCAGAGAGGGCAAAAGTTGACACAATCATGTTCAAACAGAAGTACAGATCcggacaggaaaaaaaacagacaggtGGAAAGTTGTAGTACAAACTCAATTTCTTTAAATAGCACGGATTGGTTTTGAAATATAaggcataaaaataaaaagccatcAAAAAAATTAATTCTCAAGTGCAGGAGCAAAGTATTTATACACTATGGCATTCAAATGTCCATGATGTCTTCTCCCTTCTCATTACAGTTCATCGGCACAACGTAAAAGTCAAGATCAACGCCACCGGTGACACGATCATCATGAAGTTTGTGCCACAGAATCCCAACTTGAAGCTGGAAGGTTACATTCTTGGTTATGGCAGCAGCCTCACCTCCAAACAATTCATCCCTTTGCCTGAAAACGGGATACCCTACCAGGCCGAGATGGGTAAATATTCACACTTCTTTACGAATAAGgctatattttcattttcaccTGACAGATTCTGCAATTACATTATCGagtcctgcattttttttttaattttaaatatgttttctTCTAAAATTGATTAGTTAATATGAATTccttcatgttttgttttagtaAGCATTTATctaattatgcaataaaatttgatAAAATACATTGGTAATTTAGGTAATAAAACTAATTAGTAAATTGgactcaattattttttttatcaagcaAATAAAGATACATACAAGTTTGCCCACTAGCTAATGCGTGACCCTGACATGATATCACGCTCATGTAAAGACAGCCATGTGGAAACAGCAAACAGATGTTTGCCTCGAGTCCTTTTTCCCCAACTTTTATTCCTGTAGGACCAAAAGTTTACATTTATGACTTTCGGGTGATGGATTTCATTGGCCGCTCGAGCAGCAACAGGAAATGTGCTCAGAAGCATCCATCAATACACGTTGTAGCGTCACGAGAAATATTCTAGAATGTTGTCAGTGGCGTTATTAAAAAAGGTTTAGTgtgtttttaaatcatttgtATTGAAAAGTTGTATGATAGAAATGTTCACGTATGTACTAGAAGGATTTcttgtctgtttttttgtttctcctCATTTTAATTCAGCCTCAGCTGTGCTCCACTGACTgtcatatttagtatttatattTAAGTGTTTCATGTTGCTAGGTTACCAAGAGGGTGAGCTGCGGGAGTGAAATGTGAAAACACAGAGTGAAAAGTCGAAATGTGTCATTTACGAAAAGAGTTTCTCCATAACAGATCAATCATCTGCTTCTTTAGACGCAGAGCCTAAGTACCTCGTGGCCGTGCAGCCGGTCCTTCCCAACGACGTGACCAAACACTGCACAGGTATGTGAGTGCTTCCTCTGTTTTTTCTTGTTGGACGCAAGTCCTCACTTTGTTTTCACTTTGCGCACAGGAAAGGTGAACTTGGACAAGCCGCTCAATCTGGTGATTGGCACCGTCAGCCCTACGGCCGTGCTGTTGTCCTGGGGGAACCATCTGAAAAGTTCTTACGATAGGGACATCCTGGATGATTGCCTGGAGGACGGGTGAGATCCGCAGCCTCGCTTTCTGACATTGTTTTGGTGCTGTGGCCCATGTTGATGTGATTTGAGGAGATTTAAGCCATTCCAAACCTTTTTCAGGGGGCGCTAACACTTTTGCTATTCATGGTAGGGTAGCTCCTCGACCTCAATATAAATGCTAATTGTGCTGTGACATATCACAATATATATGCTGTCAAAACGTCAACCATATGATACAGTTGACAGCTATTGGATTAGCCCTGTTGCTATGCTAATGTAATCATCACACATCACTACTTCCTAGACAGCAAGATGCCACACAATGGCTTTTAGTCTGAGctcaaaatggaaaaataaatccGTCAACTTGAGTAGTGAATTGCAAATCTGCAATGGGGAACACTACATGATGGTACATCATCACTACATCACAGACATTTGTTTCCACATGTTATGTGAGGTGTGTTCAGCAATGATCCTGCTGCTGAGAGATGTTCAGTTGAAGAATGTTTTTCTAGCTCAGTTCCATTTGTCCCTCACCTTTACTATAAATGTCACTTTTTCCATCTTTTCCCACCATGAAAAAATTGATATTTCCTTTTCTGTCAAACCACTTGGAGAAGAAGTTGGAAAGCTTGAGCTTGATTTTGAAAGCATTGTCTCCCTGCCAGAAAATGACCCATGAGAGagcaaaaaagaacaaaatgcaAAAAACTTTAGATGTGTTTTGTAGGTGAGGTGCTCCACATTCTTCTTAAAAAGATGTGAAAGGGATTTTACAAATCGATTATCTTCAGgctagcgttttttttttttttttaatgtatcttGAAAGTTTTACAACTGCTTCACATTTCCATATTTTAACTCTCAAGTCTCCACCTGACCTTGGATAAAACATCGAAAAATAAAAGGTGCGGAGGATAGAACCCTGAGGAACATCTTCTTGTTTCCATTAGTTTCTACACTATCCGCTACCGGGAGAGAAACAGAAAATGGATCTATCAGACGTGTCCGACAAGTGACACAGTCATCGACAACCTGACTCCTGACACTCCCTATGAATTTGGTGTCCGTTCCAACAAGGATGACCGCAGTGGTGCCTGGAGCAAAGCCAAGATCCAAAATACCAACATGGCAGGTAAGGAGCCAACGACATTCACTGCCGAACAGCATTACGACTGCAAAGTCACGTTGATTCATTTATTTGCTtggtatgtttttgttttctttcatgtcCATCTCCTTTGTGTTTCAGCTAAGAAAATACAGAGGCCACCTAAATTGCGTCTTCCTCTGGTGAAGCCACTGGTAGGTAAAGTGATAAATGctcatttttgtgttttattctGGCATTATTTGGAATAATACATTGAAGCAGCACTTTTAGGACTGGCGGCAAATAGCAAAACGCCTATATTAAGAGCATGCACCCTAAATATACCCCAAACATAGATCCTGACCTTGATCTTTTTATTAATGTGAATCTACGACCTGTTTTTTGTGTTTCAGAACCCTCTCAGGCCCCGTGCTCTATTCCCGCCGCGACCAGGTAGCCCCTCCATCAGAATTATTGACTTTTATCACAATAGTTTACATCAGGCCTGTACGATTATTCGATAACCAAAACATCAAGTTTTTGCGTCAggctcatttttgttttgccagTTTCCTGATCTCAAGCTTGCATTTTCGCTCATGTAAATAAACACCTAAAGGCTATGGAGTAATTGAGTATAAAGTGTACCGctgctctttttcctctcaaaaGTGAATGGACACCGGGATTTTCCACTCATCAAGCCTGCCCTGTGGACACGTCCTCGTTCAGGTAAACCCACCTCTTTGAGTCTAAACCACTCGATGGCCAAATTTGTTGATAGTCATGGCATCATGCCAGAGTAGCAACAATGAGTCCCGCTTGTTCTTCAGTGATGCTGGACAGATGCTTCCTGGACTGCTAGCCTTCTTACTTTTAAGATCCTCCTGAAAATTGCAAATGAAGTCGAGCCAAGATACAAATGTTACCTGGTAGCTTGGTGGTCGCCATCTATGTTTACACAAAGCTAATCGGAAGGAATGTGGCTGCAGGCCTTATTACCTTTCAGCTTTCTGCCGTGACTTGTTCACTCTCTTATGGGAAAGACTCCACTGGGGATGGGAATTATTAAAGTGGTGTTCCACATCTAACAGATTTTCCGTCTGTCAAAATGTAATAAGGAAGGTGTGAGTTATATTCTTGTTTTGATGAGTGATGATGTGTGATGTGGTTTGGCTGTTTTAGGCTCTCTCAACAAGAAAACAAACCTGCTTGGAAAAGCCAACCAATCAGGTGAGGTGACAAGTGAGCCGGATGCGCCTATTGTTTGGTCATTTTCCGTTTGCTAAGTTGATTTTGTTCCACAGAAAAGACCAATGACcggaaacacacagacaaactggCAGCCCTCCAGCCCAAAGTCCCGGTGGCCACCGCCAAGTCAACGACTGCCAGGCCAACCACTGCCAGGCCAACCACTGCCAGGCCAACCACTGCCAGGCCAACCACTGCCAGGCCAACCACTGCCAGGCCAACAACTGCCAGGCCAACCACTGCCAAGCCAACCACCGCCAGACCAAACAAGCACGAACAGAAACACACCACCACTACGTCACCCTCAACGCAAGGTACGACATCGTGCATCTCTTGCTTGGACAGATTTTGAGCCCAAACGTGACGCTTCGTCTTACAGACCCTCAACAAGAATCGTGGGAAAGCTCAGACTTATTTCAGTCGCAGCCAACCTCAGACGTTGACGCCATGGGCAAAAAGCGTTACGTGGGTAAGTGTCTCTTGTGACGACTCAGCGAGAATCGAGACTTGAGCATCCCACCCTTCTCTAACGGCAGCACCTCACGTCATCTACCAAACGGGCAAGAGAGCGGACGAGCCATGTTCGATTACATCGTCCTTGAACTTCTTCCCAGAGGACGAGCGCAGCGACGTCAATGTGACGGCTGTGCCCAAGTCGCCACCCTCCAACCTCACTGTGGTAACGGTGGAGGGATGTCCTTCCTTCATCATTCTCGACTGGGAGAAGACCAACAATGACACTACAGGTGCAAAACGGCTGTAGTGTTAAAAGTTAAACATGAAGAAATCGCAACATTCTTAGTTGGCAGTCGATAATGTCAGATAGACTTTGGAAAATAATGTCCAAAACAGCTAACCGTTAGCCACTCCTGTGGTTTCTTCAGAGTATGAAGTCATTTCAACCACAAAAGGACCCGACGGTGAGAAGGTTTCCATTTTGACCACCGACCAGACGCACACAGCAGTGGAAAACCTGAACCCAGAAAGCAGGTAAGCTTAGGATCCGTCAGAACCAGCTCCACATGATCTTGCGTTGGCTTGAGTGGAACAAAAGTGGAATTAAATGTGTGCTGTGCTTTATGATAGTTATGAGTTTAAGGTGAAGCCAAAGAACGACTTGGGCACGGGTCCATCCAGTGAGCCAGTGTCCTTCAACACCGAATCCGGTACGAGAAACTTGCATCTTGCATATGCATCTTTTCTTGATCAGAAACAGTCTGGAAGTTTTGCAGTGATTGGTGTTCTTTTCAATTCATATCCTCACAGCCGACCCTCGAGTTAGCGAGAACGTGTCAGGTGAGGACAGAGTTTGTCTTTAATGATCCGGGATCGGTATAGGACAAATGAGACGATGTGATTGTCTTGACAGGTAAAGATGCTATCTGGACGCAGTTCCCCTTCAAGGCAGACTCTTACTCCGATTGTAATGGGAAACAATACATCAAGAGAACCTGGTACCGCAAATTTGTGGGAGTCCAGCTATGCAACTCGCTTCGGTACAAGATCTACCTGAGCGACTCGCTAAATGGTGAGTCTCCTTCGCCGCCACTGGAAAGAAATGAGGCTTCAACATCCTTGCGTATTGATCCATCTGCACCTCAGGTAAATTCTACAACATCGGTGACGAAAGCGGCTTCGGCGAGGATCACTGCCAGTTTGTTGATTCGTTCCTGGATGGAAGAACCGGGCGACAAATCAGTGCAGCCCAGCTGCCATCCAGATCTGGTAAGACCCTTTTTGATACTGCATCGCAGATGACAGGAAGAGCTCGAAGAGACTCATGTTTATCATTTAGGCTTTCATCGAGCAGTGCGACAGGAGCCTGTTCACTTTGGTCCAATCGGCAGACATTCCCACATTAGCTACGTCTCTTGGTATGAGTGTGGAACTCCCATCCCAGGGAAATGGTAAGCCATGATTTTTTTGCCAGGTCATATTCTGCTATGGGACATTATTTGACCTTTGCCATGGTGACAAGTGTTGCTGGCTACCACATGTGGAACTCTAAAATGAACAACTCAGTTGGACGTTACCTCATCAGTGTGGAAATGAAAGTTCTATATTTGCAATTTGCACATCAGAAATGTCTTTTTCTGGGCACACGGAGAATTTACTGTCCTGAAAATGTTGGGAGCTTAAAGCAGCAGCCAAGCTTTTGTATTTTGCTGCTTTAACTTGCTAAACATGCATGTCCATGTAAAAAACAGAATGTTAAATCAGCTATATTGGGTCAGCTTCTCTTGCGGGGTGCTGTTAAAGATGACACAATACAAGACTGTTTAACTGGTTTTAAATGTGTGCATTAACATTGTAAGTCCAAAAAGTGGAACAACAGGGTGCTTTTCTTCTGTATACAAGTACTTTTTGCCCCAAAAATTGTTGGTTTTCCGAATGTCATTTGTATTTACTTGTAATTGTTCAAAGTATCCGTTTTGTGTGTATGATGTTACTTTGATGGCATGAAAGCACCGGAAGCTCTATTCCGGTTTTATACAGTGTGAAAATATGGTTGTGTTTATATTTGAACAAATAAAGACTTCAATTATTTTTCATAATGTTTGGGAACATTCGCTTACTTCAAACATTAATGAGCGCtgagtaaatgttttttttttcccgaggaTCAGAATTCAAACAAATAATGTGCTGGAACAAAAGCAATACCTCAGTTCAAATATGCAAGCTatcgaatattttttttttattaattattccATCAAGGCTATTATAATCCCAAGTGTCTATTTGATGTCTCGAACAAACATAAAGTAGCCAATGAGCGCATACATTTGCCTCTAGCGGgggcatattttttttaaaagggaaaATGATGACAAACGATTTACCACAATGGGGAATCCAGGAGGAGAGGTAATGAAAACATCAGCAGGAAGTCATGTCAGCATAAGGACGTAAGCTTGAGTCTGTCACGGTTACGTAACACTGGGCCATCATCCATtcctaaaaaaaacatggaaaagcTCGAGTGGCATGATTCATTTCAACAAAAGTGGCACTGCATTGGCGCCTGGTTTGAACTCCCATCATTCTGCAGCCATCAAATACAAAATGGGGGGAGGGGAAGGGGCTGTGTGAAAAGTTTGGCTTTTGAAAAAACACCCACCAGCTAGTACAACTGCCACttaaacaatgtttttttttttcagatttgtaAATAATTG is a window from the Syngnathus scovelli strain Florida chromosome 2, RoL_Ssco_1.2, whole genome shotgun sequence genome containing:
- the LOC125988088 gene encoding target of Nesh-SH3-like isoform X1 translates to MAGTAPLLLHLLLLGAAALPSCIPAQRTRVHRHNVKVKINATGDTIIMKFVPQNPNLKLEGYILGYGSSLTSKQFIPLPENGIPYQAEMDAEPKYLVAVQPVLPNDVTKHCTGKVNLDKPLNLVIGTVSPTAVLLSWGNHLKSSYDRDILDDCLEDGFYTIRYRERNRKWIYQTCPTSDTVIDNLTPDTPYEFGVRSNKDDRSGAWSKAKIQNTNMAAKKIQRPPKLRLPLVKPLNPLRPRALFPPRPVNGHRDFPLIKPALWTRPRSGSLNKKTNLLGKANQSEKTNDRKHTDKLAALQPKVPVATAKSTTARPTTARPTTARPTTARPTTARPTTARPTTARPTTAKPTTARPNKHEQKHTTTTSPSTQDPQQESWESSDLFQSQPTSDVDAMGKKRYVAPHVIYQTGKRADEPCSITSSLNFFPEDERSDVNVTAVPKSPPSNLTVVTVEGCPSFIILDWEKTNNDTTEYEVISTTKGPDGEKVSILTTDQTHTAVENLNPESSYEFKVKPKNDLGTGPSSEPVSFNTESADPRVSENVSGKDAIWTQFPFKADSYSDCNGKQYIKRTWYRKFVGVQLCNSLRYKIYLSDSLNGKFYNIGDESGFGEDHCQFVDSFLDGRTGRQISAAQLPSRSGFHRAVRQEPVHFGPIGRHSHISYVSWYECGTPIPGKW
- the LOC125988088 gene encoding target of Nesh-SH3-like isoform X2 yields the protein MAGTAPLLLHLLLLGAAALPSCIPAQRTRVHRHNVKVKINATGDTIIMKFVPQNPNLKLEGYILGYGSSLTSKQFIPLPENGIPYQAEMDAEPKYLVAVQPVLPNDVTKHCTGKVNLDKPLNLVIGTVSPTAVLLSWGNHLKSSYDRDILDDCLEDGFYTIRYRERNRKWIYQTCPTSDTVIDNLTPDTPYEFGVRSNKDDRSGAWSKAKIQNTNMAAKKIQRPPKLRLPLVKPLNPLRPRALFPPRPVNGHRDFPLIKPALWTRPRSGSLNKKTNLLGKANQSEKTNDRKHTDKLAALQPKVPVATAKPTTARPTTARPTTARPTTARPTTAKPTTARPNKHEQKHTTTTSPSTQDPQQESWESSDLFQSQPTSDVDAMGKKRYVAPHVIYQTGKRADEPCSITSSLNFFPEDERSDVNVTAVPKSPPSNLTVVTVEGCPSFIILDWEKTNNDTTEYEVISTTKGPDGEKVSILTTDQTHTAVENLNPESSYEFKVKPKNDLGTGPSSEPVSFNTESADPRVSENVSGKDAIWTQFPFKADSYSDCNGKQYIKRTWYRKFVGVQLCNSLRYKIYLSDSLNGKFYNIGDESGFGEDHCQFVDSFLDGRTGRQISAAQLPSRSGFHRAVRQEPVHFGPIGRHSHISYVSWYECGTPIPGKW